A portion of the Pseudarthrobacter defluvii genome contains these proteins:
- the pth gene encoding aminoacyl-tRNA hydrolase encodes MTDTWLIIGLGNPGAQYQGNRHNVGQMVLDELAGRIGAGFKSHKARAQVLEGRLGIGGPRVVLAKPMSYMNVSGGPVSALANFYGIPADHVVAVHDEIDIPFNTVKLKLGGGEGGHNGLRDISKALGTKDYLRVRVGVGRPPGRMDTADYVLRDFGTTEQKELPFLLDDAADAVESLLRDGLTAAQQRFHPAKSGSRQPES; translated from the coding sequence ATGACAGATACCTGGCTGATTATTGGCCTCGGCAACCCCGGCGCCCAATACCAAGGCAACCGTCACAATGTGGGCCAGATGGTGCTTGATGAACTTGCCGGCCGGATTGGGGCCGGCTTCAAGTCGCACAAGGCCCGCGCCCAGGTTCTGGAAGGCCGGCTGGGCATCGGCGGTCCCCGCGTTGTCCTGGCGAAGCCGATGAGCTACATGAATGTCTCCGGCGGCCCCGTCTCCGCCCTTGCCAACTTCTATGGCATTCCCGCCGATCATGTGGTGGCCGTCCATGACGAGATCGACATTCCCTTTAACACCGTCAAACTCAAGCTCGGCGGCGGGGAAGGCGGCCACAACGGCCTGCGGGACATCTCCAAGGCGCTCGGCACCAAGGACTACCTGCGGGTCCGTGTGGGGGTGGGAAGGCCGCCCGGCAGGATGGACACCGCCGACTACGTTTTGCGGGATTTCGGCACCACGGAACAGAAGGAACTGCCGTTCCTTCTCGATGACGCCGCAGACGCCGTGGAGTCCTTGCTCCGTGATGGGCTCACCGCTGCCCAGCAAAGGTTCCACCCCGCAAAGTCCGGGTCACGCCAGCCGGAATCGTAA
- a CDS encoding ribose-phosphate diphosphokinase, with protein MSEITAHGEKKLVLASGRAHPELAREIAKELGTELLPLDAYDFANGEIYVRAGESVRGTDAFVIQAHPAPLNNHLMEQLIMIDSLKRASAKRITVVSPFYPYARQDKKGRGREPISARLVADLYKTAGADRIMSVDLHTSQIQGFFDGPVDHLMAIPLLADYIRTRVGSDNITVVSPDTGRVRVAEQWAERLGGAPLAFVHKSRDLTVPNQAVSKTVVGQIEGRTCVLIDDMIDTGGTISGAVTVLKNAGAKDVIIAATHAVFSDPAARRLSESGAREVVVTNTLPLGSSQRFPQLTVLSIAPLIARAIREVFDDGSVTSLFDGKA; from the coding sequence ATGAGCGAAATTACGGCGCACGGCGAGAAGAAGTTGGTGCTTGCCTCCGGGCGGGCCCACCCGGAGCTCGCCAGGGAAATCGCCAAGGAGCTCGGCACCGAACTCCTCCCGCTGGATGCCTACGACTTCGCGAACGGCGAGATCTACGTCCGCGCCGGTGAAAGCGTCCGCGGCACCGATGCCTTCGTGATCCAGGCGCACCCCGCCCCGCTGAACAACCACCTCATGGAACAGCTGATCATGATCGATTCGCTGAAGCGGGCCTCCGCCAAGCGGATCACCGTGGTTTCGCCGTTCTACCCGTACGCCCGCCAGGACAAGAAGGGCCGCGGCCGCGAGCCGATTTCTGCCCGGCTGGTGGCGGACCTCTACAAGACCGCCGGCGCGGACCGCATCATGAGCGTGGACCTGCACACCTCCCAGATCCAGGGCTTCTTCGACGGCCCCGTCGACCACCTGATGGCCATTCCGCTGCTGGCCGACTACATCCGGACCCGGGTGGGATCGGACAACATCACCGTCGTATCGCCGGACACCGGCCGCGTCCGCGTCGCCGAACAGTGGGCCGAACGCCTGGGCGGCGCACCTCTGGCCTTCGTCCACAAGAGCCGCGACCTCACTGTCCCCAACCAGGCTGTCTCCAAGACTGTGGTGGGCCAGATCGAGGGGCGGACCTGCGTCCTGATCGACGACATGATCGACACCGGCGGAACCATCTCCGGCGCCGTCACCGTCCTGAAGAACGCCGGTGCCAAGGATGTCATCATCGCGGCCACCCACGCCGTCTTCTCGGACCCCGCAGCCCGGCGCCTTTCGGAGTCCGGTGCCCGTGAAGTGGTGGTAACCAACACGCTTCCGCTCGGTTCGTCCCAGCGCTTCCCGCAACTGACGGTGCTTTCCATCGCGCCGCTGATCGCCCGCGCCATCCGCGAAGTGTTCGACGACGGATCGGTCACCAGCCTTTTCGACGGCAAGGCATAA
- a CDS encoding 50S ribosomal protein L25/general stress protein Ctc — translation MSEQKLAAELRTEFGKGYARRARMNNQIPAVIYGHGAEPIHVTLPAKATTLAVRTPNALLSLDINGEGHLALVKDVQRDPVKQIIEHIDLLTVRQGEKVTVDVPVHVEGETAPGTVHNLELTVVSLEAEATHLPTAIEVNIEGRAAGEHIHASDLVLPKGTTLLTDAEALVVNVSEAVVIAEEEETEAAPEGEAEEAPAAEEAAAE, via the coding sequence ATGTCTGAGCAGAAGCTCGCAGCAGAACTGCGCACCGAATTCGGCAAGGGCTACGCCCGTCGCGCCCGCATGAACAACCAGATCCCCGCCGTCATCTACGGCCACGGCGCAGAGCCCATCCACGTCACCCTGCCGGCGAAGGCCACCACCCTGGCCGTCCGCACCCCCAACGCCCTGCTGTCCCTGGACATCAACGGCGAAGGCCACCTGGCCCTGGTCAAGGACGTCCAGCGCGATCCGGTAAAGCAGATCATCGAGCACATCGACCTTCTGACCGTCCGCCAGGGCGAGAAGGTTACGGTTGACGTCCCGGTCCACGTTGAGGGCGAAACCGCTCCCGGCACCGTCCACAACCTGGAACTGACGGTTGTGTCCCTTGAGGCCGAGGCAACCCACCTGCCCACCGCCATCGAGGTCAACATCGAAGGCCGCGCCGCGGGCGAGCACATCCACGCCTCCGACCTGGTCCTCCCCAAGGGCACCACCCTGCTGACCGATGCCGAAGCACTCGTGGTGAACGTTTCCGAGGCCGTCGTCATCGCCGAGGAAGAAGAAACCGAAGCTGCCCCCGAGGGCGAAGCAGAGGAAGCTCCCGCAGCCGAAGAAGCCGCAGCAGAGTAA
- the glmU gene encoding bifunctional UDP-N-acetylglucosamine diphosphorylase/glucosamine-1-phosphate N-acetyltransferase GlmU, translating into MIPENAGPAAVIVLAAGAGTRMKSRTPKILHEIGGLSMVGHALRAARSINPQRLAIVVRHERDLVESHVAALDPQALIVDQDDVPGTGRAVEAALQALDAGQALAGTVVVTYGDVPLLSAELLTELVATHEFEGNAVTVLTAVLDDATGYGRILRGEDGSVTGIREHKDSSEAEKLIREVNSGIYAFDAAVLREALAKVTTDNAQGEKYLTDVLGLAREAGGRVAAVVTADRWQVEGANDRVQLAALGAELNRRTVEAWMRAGVTVVDPATTWIDSTVTLDEDVRLLPNTQLHGTTTVARDAVVGPDTTLTDVEIGEGASVARTHGSGSVIGPRAAVGPFTYLRPGTVLGEKGKIGAFYETKNVTIGRGSKLSHLGYAGDAEIGEDTNIGCGNITANYDGEKKHRTVIGSGVRTGSNTVFVAPVTVGDGAYSGAGAVIRKDVPAGALALSVAAQRNAEGWVPAHRPGTRSAELAQAATNDSSSTPASTEEGK; encoded by the coding sequence GTGATCCCCGAGAATGCCGGTCCGGCCGCTGTAATCGTTCTGGCAGCAGGCGCCGGCACCCGGATGAAATCGCGTACTCCCAAGATCCTGCACGAAATCGGCGGCCTCTCCATGGTGGGCCACGCCCTTCGTGCCGCCCGCAGCATCAATCCGCAGCGGCTTGCCATCGTGGTGCGCCACGAACGCGACCTGGTGGAAAGCCACGTGGCCGCGCTGGACCCGCAGGCCCTCATCGTGGACCAGGACGACGTGCCCGGAACGGGCCGCGCCGTGGAAGCCGCACTGCAGGCGCTGGACGCCGGGCAGGCCTTGGCCGGAACCGTCGTGGTCACCTACGGCGATGTGCCCCTGCTGTCCGCGGAACTGCTGACCGAGCTGGTCGCCACCCACGAGTTCGAAGGCAACGCCGTCACGGTCCTCACGGCAGTCCTGGACGATGCCACCGGCTACGGCCGCATCCTCCGCGGCGAGGACGGTTCCGTCACCGGCATTCGCGAACACAAGGACTCCTCCGAAGCCGAAAAGCTGATCCGCGAAGTCAACTCCGGCATCTACGCCTTCGACGCCGCGGTGCTCCGCGAAGCCCTGGCCAAGGTAACCACCGACAACGCCCAGGGCGAAAAATACCTCACCGATGTGCTGGGACTGGCGCGTGAGGCAGGCGGCCGCGTCGCCGCCGTCGTCACTGCTGACCGCTGGCAGGTGGAGGGCGCCAACGACCGCGTCCAGCTCGCCGCCCTCGGCGCCGAACTGAACCGCCGCACCGTGGAAGCCTGGATGCGCGCCGGCGTGACCGTGGTTGACCCGGCCACCACCTGGATCGACTCCACCGTCACCCTGGACGAGGACGTCCGCCTCCTGCCCAACACGCAACTGCACGGCACCACCACCGTGGCGAGGGACGCCGTCGTGGGCCCCGACACCACCTTGACCGACGTCGAAATCGGCGAGGGCGCCTCGGTGGCCCGCACTCACGGTTCCGGCTCGGTAATCGGCCCGCGCGCCGCCGTCGGCCCCTTCACATACCTTCGCCCCGGCACGGTGCTGGGCGAGAAGGGGAAGATCGGCGCCTTCTACGAAACCAAGAACGTCACCATCGGCCGCGGTTCCAAGCTGTCCCACCTGGGCTACGCGGGCGACGCCGAAATCGGCGAGGACACCAACATTGGCTGCGGCAACATCACGGCCAATTACGACGGCGAGAAGAAGCACCGCACGGTGATCGGCTCGGGCGTCCGTACAGGCTCCAACACCGTCTTTGTTGCCCCGGTCACCGTGGGGGACGGCGCCTACAGCGGCGCCGGCGCAGTGATCCGCAAAGACGTTCCGGCCGGAGCGCTTGCGCTGAGCGTCGCTGCCCAGCGCAACGCCGAAGGCTGGGTTCCCGCGCACCGTCCGGGAACCCGCTCCGCCGAACTGGCCCAGGCGGCCACCAACGACTCCTCAAGTACCCCGGCATCTACAGAAGAGGGCAAGTAA